The sequence CTTCTTTTCGTTTGATTTCCAATTCTTCAATTAATGTTTCATTTTCACCACTAGCAGATGTTATCTCTGACTCCGCATGAGTTTTCTCATTCTGCACATTACAGCATGAGGAAATCAGTACCTTCATATGGCTAATAAAATAACTAGACCACAAGAAAGTGAAGAAAAAGCTACTTGATCAATCTTCAGGTTGGACTCCATCTCAGAGTACTTCCTGCGCAGCTCATCCATATCCCATTGCATCTGGGTAATCCTCTCTCTTTCAGCCAGGATAGCTTGTTGTAAAGTCTCTCGACCTTTTTGCTTTGTGGCCTCCAATTCAACCTCCAAATCTTTAACCTACATGAGAAATCATAAATACTGAACAGAGTGCCTAGAATCCACAGAATGGTTGATACACACAAATCCATTGAATGTAActaacaatgcacaaaaaataacaaaacatATAGTAACTTGAAAAACCATACAATGTTAAACTCAACACGGAAACTGAAAGCACATTTTGTTTTTAATGTACGAACCTCTAATACTAAGTAGAGCTCGATGCATGCAAATTATAAAGTAATGAATAGTATGAACTATGAAAAGCAATACTTTTGTAGTAAGATACTCTTTGACAGCTGCTTCCTGATTTATTCTTGCTATGAGATCCTCCATATCAGTTTTTGCTGTCCCTATTCTTCGTTGCATGGTGATCAAAAGTCTAGATAACTTCTGTTTTTGATCATTTGGAAGGATGACTTGTGTATCCACATCATACAAAAGCTGCATATCTAAACCAGTAAGATGCTCTGTTTGACTAATATGTCCATCCACAGGACCATCCCATAGGGAACTACTAGCACCTGGAACAGACAGTTCACTTCCTCTTAAAGAGCTCAAATCACTCCCAATACTTTCAGAAGAGTCCTTCCGAGCATGGCCGGGATTAGAATCATGATCCTCTTCAGAAACAACTCCCCTGTAAGACGCTACCGAACCATTTCTACCATCATGTTCCAAAAAGACCCCTTTCCTGTGATTCGGGACACTATTAACATGCTCATCGGACTGATCTAAGATAGCTTCTCCCAACACACCATTCCCAGTTGCTCCTGTCAGACTGCTACCACGAGTAAgtgcatgatttatttgattGGACTCAGTGAGAGAACCAGAAGCAGGTCCATCAGGATGTGGAGAAGAGTCGGTACTACTTTTAGCAGAAGAACCTGCTTCAGAAGGGCGCCCATTCCGCTCTTGGAAATCTAAATTCAGTACAACAATATAATTAAACCTGCTATTATGTTCAATGTGCACACTAAAGACAATGAATACTTTACAGTTAGGGGGGAATATAAATCAAATAGCACATACATGAACGTGCGGCAGCTTCAAGTTCAAGAAAAGCAGCAACAGGAGCACTTCTTGACAAATCAATGTCAGAAAGCAACTTTTGCATCCACTCCTCCAATGCATGCCTTCTCTGCAACCAGAACAGTTTGAGAACACAAAGTCTAAGTAGAACACAAAATAGCTACTTAACATAAAGCATCCAGGTGACATGGGGAAATTAACAAGTATGTTGAGTCAAGATGCATCTTACCTCTTCTAGAAGCAACCTGCTTGTATTTATTCTCAAGAAAGCATGCTTCGGAGGAGCCGACGGGACATCTTTTCTGGGAAATGCACTCTTAAGCTGCAGCATGGGACAATTTAAGTATGAGAGAAAATATTGAACTTGAAAGAAAACACATGGTTATGAAATGATATATCAGGAGCTAATGAATATGGAATAGCAGAGTTTCATTGGCATATCATATTCGGAGATCACCAAGTTAAATAATATGACAAGGTTCTCCATAAAAACAAATCATAGCAAATGAAACATATCGACATCAGAACAAAGCAATGATCATTTTTCCTTAGGTTAATAAGGAGGACTGTGAACTAGTGTTGGTACAGACTTGTAACTTGTAAGAACAGTGGAACCGTAGGTGTTAGAAGATGAACCACTGCATATCTATGTAATGCATTGCAACAGGTAATGCAGCAACGAGTAGCAACATCAGTAAGTTTGTGCAGTGCAGTACACAATGATACTTACAGATTGAATGCATTTCTAAAACTTAATAGAGTAGCGGCACATTCAAGTCATT comes from Panicum virgatum strain AP13 chromosome 4K, P.virgatum_v5, whole genome shotgun sequence and encodes:
- the LOC120704030 gene encoding PX domain-containing protein EREL1-like, which translates into the protein MATPSSRRKKAPSPPKHRHDGTSPLPLGMDWSPPPKRWEGRNTIWPHNPQTGWSYCVMIPSWITQTPEAGVTADSFLKSVVFYRIHVGIQSPEGFSSSHGILRRFSDFLKLCSDLKSAFPRKDVPSAPPKHAFLRINTSRLLLEERRHALEEWMQKLLSDIDLSRSAPVAAFLELEAAARSYFQERNGRPSEAGSSAKSSTDSSPHPDGPASGSLTESNQINHALTRGSSLTGATGNGVLGEAILDQSDEHVNSVPNHRKGVFLEHDGRNGSVASYRGVVSEEDHDSNPGHARKDSSESIGSDLSSLRGSELSVPGASSSLWDGPVDGHISQTEHLTGLDMQLLYDVDTQVILPNDQKQKLSRLLITMQRRIGTAKTDMEDLIARINQEAAVKEYLTTKVKDLEVELEATKQKGRETLQQAILAERERITQMQWDMDELRRKYSEMESNLKIDQNEKTHAESEITSASGENETLIEELEIKRKEVESLKQRLGEVEAKSKADMKVLVKEVKSLRNSQKEMKKVLNQYLEEKTDLERVINREKQRSTRMRLSREKILHECRLLRERLQECSAKFLAEEQDNFTIDPSSLPDALDLLATSDNRIRLLVAEAQLLARDDEQGSSDDGDNSDSRSSLTMSTEEAIVTGEDTTRMLSDLLIDNAQLRLRLNAVIRNAVNTAVKPEKEGSGEVLPKKTVLNWLLDR